CTCGGCGTCGAGCTTCGCGATGTCGTGAAAGAGCGCTGCGACACGGGCGATGTCGACGTCTGCACCCTCCTTGCGCGCGATTTCCGTCGACAGCTCAACGACGTTCAGGATGTGGTTGTGCCGATACTCCGCGCTGTGCCACGGATACCACCGCATCCGTCCACCTTCGTCCTCGTTTTGCACGCTCGCCGAGAGATACTCGAAGACGAAATCGGCCATGTCCGCGAACTCCTCTTCAGAGACGCGGGACTCCTTGATTTCAACCCCCACAGAACCACCTCGAAAGAGCACGACTGATGTTCATGTTAGTAGCACAAAGGTTCGTTCGACTCTTTAGCGTTACGTATACCAGAGAGATGGATACGCAGACTGTTCGAGGAGAGCCAGTATCCGGCTGTCGGAGCCACTCAGAACGGTCGTTCGGCGAGCTGTGACCGCGCTGTCGAGTCAATATCGAACACGAACTGCTCACTCTCGGTGCGCCCGGCACTCGACATGTGTGTGCCAAGGGGTTGTTCGTACGTGATCCGATCAATCTCGACGTCATCGGGGAGATCGTCGGCCACCACGACAGCTCTCACCGCTTCGCCGGGGTCGAGGTCGACGGTCGATCCTTTCCAGTCTGCCGGAAGCACGGTATCCGATGCCCGGTGCGATCCGGATGGTCCGTACTGCTCATTGTCCGTGCCGACAAAGGTCACCCTCCGATTTCCCCGCCAGCGCAGTTGGCGGTCGCTCGTGTTCTCGACGGTGAACCAGGCGAGCGGTCGGCGGGGGTCGACATCCCCCGTGTTCCACGTGATTCCAGTGAGCTCTGTCTTCCTCACCAGCGAGACGAGCGTGAGCGTGAGATGCTCGCCGTCGATTTCGAGTCCGACACCTGCACAACATGGCGTCGACTCTGCGCGGGACCGGTCGTGCTCTGTCCCGTCGTTTGCGAGTCGCCAGTTGACGTTCTGGGTCCGTGTCGTCGCACCACCGTCGGTCGTCGCGGTTTTCGAGGAGACTGATTGTGCTGCAGTTGCTCGATCCTGCCGGCTCTGGATCGCCTCGTAAGCACGCTTGACGCGCAGAAACGCGTCCATCGAACCCCCCTGATCCGGATGATGCTCTTTTAACAGCGACCGGTACGCCGATCTGACGGTCTTCTGATCGACGTCGGGCTCCAGATCGAGGACGGTGTACGGACGCTCCATCTTGTTTGTTTATTGAATCACCACACAAAAATATCTTTTGGATGCGTTGGTAAATGTTGTAGAAAGCCTACATATTCCGAGATGACAGATCAGACAAAGCCGAACACGAACGCTAGCCCCATCACGACCAGCACGATCGCGGTAATCGTCGGCAGGTACGGCGTGTAGCGCTCGACCGTTTCCCTGTAATGCTCATAGCCCGCGATAAGCAGGAGTGTCGGGGCAAGAATCGCGCCAATAACGGCCAGCGAGTAGATGACCATTAGTTCGAGACAGAACGTCGTCCCCGCACAGATCGCGAGGATCTGGATCGGCTCCTCGTGAGCGAAGCCGAGCAACAGGGCCGTCGACCCGAGCGTGAACAGCCCTTGCTGGGCGTGGGACTCGTCGAGATGCTGGTGTCCACCGCCACCGGGGAGGTACGAGCGGATCTGTCCGACGATCCCGGCGTCCTCTTCGTGGTCGTGGTGGGCTGGGTGATCGTGATCACTATCGTGATGGTGTTCTTCGTGGTGGCTTTCGTGTTCCTCGTGGTGGCTTTCGTGTTCCTCGTGGTGGCTTTCGTGTTCCTCGTGGTGGCTTTCGTGTTCCTCGTGGTGGCCTTCGTGGTCGTGGTCACCGTCGTGAATGTGTCCATCGCCATGTCCACCGTTGATGTACTCGTTGATACCGAGCAAGATCAGCAGGGTGCCGGCGAGGACCCCCATCCATGGCCCCTCAGCGAATTCGGCGAATCTACTCACCCAGAAGTACGCGAGCACGAGCGCGACGCTGCTGACGAGATGACCGGTGCCGAGGATCAGTCCGGCAGCGACGCCGTGTAACCACTTCCGGCGCTTGTCAAGCGCGTAGGTCGCTGCGATCGGCCAGCCGTGGTCGGGTAACACGCCGTGGACGATGCCCAGGCCGATCACACCGGCCACCAGTCCGAGTTCCATACTGGACTGTCAATTCTCCCCGTTTAAGCAGGTTGTTACTACCGGATCGGGCGTTCCGTAATACGATTTGCAGAGGATCGTGTCAGGATCGGTCGTCGAGTGGTTGATGCGTGGCACGGTACGTACCGTCGGATTCCGCCACATCCGTTACCCGGTAGAGACGGAGCTTCTGTTCCTGTTTCGTCGTCACCGGGAACTCGTAGTGGTCGGCCTCGTACTCGAAGCTCTCGCCCTCGTCCCGTCGATCCGCGACGAACTGGCGGTGATCGTCGAGACGCTCTCGGCCGATTACCTCGGAGAGCTCCGGCACTCGCCCGACCTGCTCGTCGAACAGACGGACGAACTCGCGGTCGAGTTCGTAGCCGACCGAGTTTCGACCGGCGACCATCGCGGCGAGGCTCGTCGTCCCCGTCCCCCAGAACGGATCCAGCACTGTATCGCCGTAGACGCTGTACATCGAAATCAGCCGATACGGGATCTCGAAGGGATACGCCGCCGACCGATTCCGG
This DNA window, taken from Natranaeroarchaeum aerophilus, encodes the following:
- a CDS encoding J domain-containing protein, translating into MERPYTVLDLEPDVDQKTVRSAYRSLLKEHHPDQGGSMDAFLRVKRAYEAIQSRQDRATAAQSVSSKTATTDGGATTRTQNVNWRLANDGTEHDRSRAESTPCCAGVGLEIDGEHLTLTLVSLVRKTELTGITWNTGDVDPRRPLAWFTVENTSDRQLRWRGNRRVTFVGTDNEQYGPSGSHRASDTVLPADWKGSTVDLDPGEAVRAVVVADDLPDDVEIDRITYEQPLGTHMSSAGRTESEQFVFDIDSTARSQLAERPF
- a CDS encoding ABC transporter permease, which gives rise to MELGLVAGVIGLGIVHGVLPDHGWPIAATYALDKRRKWLHGVAAGLILGTGHLVSSVALVLAYFWVSRFAEFAEGPWMGVLAGTLLILLGINEYINGGHGDGHIHDGDHDHEGHHEEHESHHEEHESHHEEHESHHEEHESHHEEHHHDSDHDHPAHHDHEEDAGIVGQIRSYLPGGGGHQHLDESHAQQGLFTLGSTALLLGFAHEEPIQILAICAGTTFCLELMVIYSLAVIGAILAPTLLLIAGYEHYRETVERYTPYLPTITAIVLVVMGLAFVFGFV